TTCACTAACGAGCTGGCATATGTTAGATTTGGGTCCGGATGCATACCACCGAAGTCTGGAGAGGGATGCCAGTTTTGTAGAACTTCTTCTGCAGGTAAACCGAATTCATCAACGAAGATGGCCTTACCATATGGTCCAGTAACACCGTTCATGCTGTCAAACAGCAGTTTCCAGTTCTTGGTGGAGCGCTGGTTATCGATAAACTTCTTGATTAAGTCGAAAtcgaaaattttcttcaagaaatcaaCATAAGCCTTTGTAATATCAATGACATCAATCAATAATGGGCCAtatttcttattcttaCCTATCGTTTTTAAATCCAACTCAGGGAAATCTTTGACAATCTTATAATTAGTTAGCTTTTTTGAGATGTCCCAAATAGCATTCGTGACCGACTCGGGGGCTGGACCACCATTGGATAAATTGTATTTAATACCCATGTCATTTTCTGGTCCACCTGGATTATGAGATGCAGTTAAGATAATACCTCCGGTACATTCTTCCTCATAAGTTCTCATAATGTGAGAAGCGGCCGGTGTAGATAATAGACCGTATTGGCCAATAACTAGCTTCTTAATCCCGTTGGCAGAACCAATAGCGGCAATTTTGTTGAGAATGACATCATTGTAGTAACGACCATCACCACCGACGACAAGAGTGGCACCTTTAGAACCCTCCGGAATAGCCTCCATGATCGattgaatgaaattttcagtGTAGTTGGGTTGATCTTTGAAGACCTTTGTCTTTTTACGCAAGCCAGAAGTACCCGGTTTCTGATCTTCATATGGTTTAGTAGGAACCGTCTCGATTTGGAATGACATGGTTGTATATTGACGTTTGTTACTTTTTCTCAGTAAGAAAGATTGGTTTAATCTTACTTTGCTATCTTAATGTCTGAACAGCGCCCAAGAAAGGATGAGATATACGACCTTCAACAGGGAAACAATAATGACGGTGcctttttatattttctacaTTGCTCGGGTTACAGTTATCCACATTCTGAAATTATCAACTATTTTTTACACTTTCTAACCCCTGTGCGTTCCTGGGAACTACacataataaataaaagctTAACGTCTCCCTTCACAGAAGTTCCCCACGAAAAGCAGCGCGCGGCACCACCCCTTTTCGTGAGCCCCgcgtttctttttaccGAGTCCAAGCTCGCTTCCTCCCCTGACCTTAGCTCGAGAGTTCAGGGGCAGCAGCGTGTGTTGAGACGGAGCTGTTTAACCTCAACGGATATTGTACTAATCCAGCACATATTTAGAAAATCACGGGCCTACGTTGTGCTGTGTGTTGCATAAGCTTGGGAATAGCGGCAGGGGAAGTCACTAAGGAAGAAAGGCAACCTGCATGGCTAACACTAATAGTTAGAAGGTAACTGTGCAGACCAACTATGAGCGCGCTGTCTATCTTCTGCCTTTGTGGTTTTTCCACGGCGACGAAAGGTCAGAGCTGAAGCTGACAAGTTTTCTCGAGCAGGTACCATGGTTTCTACTCCTTGCTGTCTTGTTCACCACGCTTTAATAGAGTTTCCAAGTCCGGGATTTTCTCTCTCTCAAGTTCATCTTTGAGCTCGGATGAGAGCTTCGATTTGTCTACTTTCTTGATTCGGAGAAGCTTGACCAATTCGTTACTGTCgaagtttttgaacaaataaGGGCTTATTTTCTCCTTCAGTGAGTCCGGTAGTTCTggaatttgaaattctttcGAATCATTAATCATCAATTGATGAATCCATTCCATTAATACCTGCTGTTGCCTGTAGATAAAAACTGTGGGTACCCTGAGGGGATCCTTCTTGTTTGCCTCTcgttctttcttcaaaaaggGAAGTGGGAGAGTAGTATCAGCAGTCACTCTACTTATGGGTTGATAATAGTTGTCGACTGAAACCGCCGGCAATTCATCCGTGTCCATGGAATCTACAAGTTGTTCCATAAGCTCATCGATTTCATGCTCATCTGTTTCCTGTTCCAACGGCGTTCCAGATGTAGTTGTTCTATTCAATAGTTTGGGGAAATCTGTCACCCTTTCGTCCTCTGCAAATGGTAATCTACATAAAGTGAGGCTTCTTACAACTTTCGTCTCGGAATCCATGTCAGCGTGCTCAACCAAAATGGGACACAGTGCACACATATTTACTTCACTGTCTTTCTTGCTCACGTATCTTGCAACAGCAACTTTTCTGTTCTCCAACATGACATCCACCAGAGCACCAAAGGCCATGGTGTCGGATAGACAACCAAGTCTTGTATCCGCGATTatgaaagaagattctgACGTCAAATAATATCTTGGGAGAGCTTCTCTATCTAAGAACCCCCTTACATCCAACCCAGGGAATGTCTCGTATACTGTCTGATCAACTAAAACAGAGGGCAATACTACATAATCCGCACCATAACGGTATGCCTTTGTTACAGAATCTTTCGAAATGACCACAGAGGTGTAAGAGGACTCCAtttcctcatcttcattggctttcttgttcttttcttcactgTGAATTTCATACTCGATAATGGACTTAACCGCAAcgaacttttttttcatattggAGTCTTCAGTTTCGACAACGGTTTTCCTATTTAACCCTGAAACTGCCTTCGTGGCAGGAAATGCTTCTACTTTGATGCATATAcaatttttatcttttatGCCACTATTGGGATTCGGCGTTTGAGTTGATAACACATCTGCCCCAAATCTGAGCTCCCCTGAGAACACTCTTACTGGTTTAACTACAGATGTCGCTGGCGAAGTAATTTCGATAAGAAGCTCATTTATAGTGTAGACATTTGAATTCGGAATGGCTTTCACGAGTTTCAACCAATTAgattgttttttctcttcttggcCCTTCTTGCTACAATCAACTAAAATGATTCTTGCGTTTAGTTCTTTTGCTAGCACCTCTATCTCTTCATCCGTGATATCTAACTCATCTAGATTGTCTGTAAATACTACAATTTGctttgaaatctttcttgCTTGAAATTTCTGTTTAATATCCAGTGAAGCAACCAGAAGACATTGAATCATGGATTGCAAATCTTCCGTTGTACCATCATGGCTATGCTGGTCACAATATTGCTTCAGATGTCTAATGAATTTGATCGTGTCCGTTGTAGTAACAGGAGCCAAAAAGGGTTGTATTTGAAACACATTTGGTACCTCTTGCGAATTTCCAGATACGGGACAATTTGCGAGGTAACAGCTTACCCAATCTGtctttctattttttttagatttgTTCAACAATGTATACTCTAAATATGCCatagatttgaaaacacaatcttttttgatcattGATGGCGACACATCGACTATAAAAGTTGTTGATTCACTAGACATTGTTATGATATTTAGGTTATTGGTTATTGTCCGTTTATTTCGTGTCTTCTTGTTAATTgagttttttattcattgtcTTAGTGATGCccttttttgctttttctgCATGGCAACAAACGTCTTGCCGAATTCAAGGCTTCGCAGTTACTGAAGAATCGAAGTCATGCGAACAATCTGCAAAAAGACGTTCTGCCAAAGAAGAGTCAAAAAACCATCTCAAAATCCAGGTAAAGTGAATAGTAATAATCTGCTGGGGCCTAACGAACCATTTTTTAGATGAATTGAAAGCTTGACTGATATCCTTCAAATTTACAACAGTCCAAGCTAAAGTATTTTAAGTGGCTCTAAGAATTGAATTGACGTGAAACGGAAGCAAGGCTGAATCAGCTAGTATCAGTATCAAGAAGCACATTTTaaattttagaaaaaaaaaatattgattcaaatattaaaaataaaagccCTGTAGGGGGCTCGAACCCCTAACCTTATGATTAAGAGTCATACGCGCTACCGATTGCGCCAACAAGGCTATTTATTGAGAATAAATGCTGAAATATGTACTCTATCTGggtaaaaaataaagatcaAACACCGTATCGGAACAGTAATTATTCCCCAGTAAATTTTGTGACAGTttttgggattccattttcgAGGTCATCAATATTATGTTGTTCGGATCTTATTCTACTGGTCTGACAGCTCacgtcatcttcttaacaccaTGTATGATAATTTTCTAGCTGCATAAATGCATGTATCAATCTGTGTACTAGTCGTCAATGGGCCGTTGgttattgttccaacacaGGTGATATTCAACTTCCATGCATCagcatcaaaaaaatgcagCTTGATGTAGGAACCCTCGACATCATTTCACCCTACACAATTAAGATAACAGAACCTTTATGCGGAAAAAATAACCAATTATGCAACCAAGTCCcggcatttttttccacaaCTTGTAATCAACCCAAATAGACCATGGTGGTGATATGCAACAAAGGATCGGTACTTAAAAGATAGATGTGTTTCTTGATAAAGATGAACAGGTGTTCAGCACGAGCTTCATCTGGATTTCGATAGACAAGGTGGTCACCTACAATTTTCGTGTaggaaaaataataagAGTTTGAGTTCTGGAGGTTAACCACTTTCACCAACTAAAATCAGTCGTCCTGGATTTAATAATGATGTCTATAGAGGCAGTCAATGGTTCTGTTAAGAAAGTACTTGACCATGACCATGTGACAGGAGGGTACATTAATCTGGTGGCGTGTAAGTATTGCAATTAAGAGGCCGTAGGGAGGACGGTACTGTAATGTGCACCCATAACTTTGTGATGAGGACGAAAACGTAGTAGCCAAATTTATGTTTGAGCAACTACTTGCTCTTAAAGTTGAGATGAGATGGGTGGAATTGCTACCGTTGTACATGTGTCGACTTTCTCATTTAAGCACGGGAAGACTTTAAGGGAAGAAAGCTTATAAATTTTGAGGAAGTCGTTTTATTTCATCTGTCACCTaaaatcgaaaaaaaaaaaaaaaaaaaaggaagatatTATTTATAGATTAATGAAATActcttattttcttccataCTCCAACCTTCCTTCAGTAAAATGAACTgtggaaaaggaaagctTGTCTGTAGAATTACCATCAGGGCAACGGCACGTTGGTACGGGTGCAACAATTCAATGACGTTAGCGCCAACGTTGCAGCAAAGTTGAATGCAGGTTTGAGTACTCTCGTTAACCTAGCTAACAACAACGGTAGGGGAGCTAATAATAGAGAAACAAATCTGACCGTGATAAGCACGACTGCTCATTCTGTTATGAAGCTTTGTTTAAGTTACCACTTGCCCGCAGTTTGTCCCCGGTAATGAAAGCGTGGCTCTACTATATTTTTGTGCCcattgataaaaatatatatatatactttgCTTGTTTTACGAAGCCTTTCGGACAGAAACTTAGGTGAAGGCGcaaatatttccaaaacAGGCAAGATGTAGTGAGGTTCATGAACACTGTAGTTGTtttgaagaggaaatatttgaaataaaCTAAATACCTGTTAATTAA
The window above is part of the Saccharomyces kudriavzevii IFO 1802 strain IFO1802 genome assembly, chromosome: 13 genome. Proteins encoded here:
- the YKU80 gene encoding ATP-dependent DNA helicase YKU80 (similar to Saccharomyces cerevisiae YKU80 (YMR106C); ancestral locus Anc_2.444), which translates into the protein MSSESTTFIVDVSPSMIKKDCVFKSMAYLEYTLLNKSKKNRKTDWVSCYLANCPVSGNSQEVPNVFQIQPFLAPVTTTDTIKFIRHLKQYCDQHSHDGTTEDLQSMIQCLLVASLDIKQKFQARKISKQIVVFTDNLDELDITDEEIEVLAKELNARIILVDCSKKGQEEKKQSNWLKLVKAIPNSNVYTINELLIEITSPATSVVKPVRVFSGELRFGADVLSTQTPNPNSGIKDKNCICIKVEAFPATKAVSGLNRKTVVETEDSNMKKKFVAVKSIIEYEIHSEEKNKKANEDEEMESSYTSVVISKDSVTKAYRYGADYVVLPSVLVDQTVYETFPGLDVRGFLDREALPRYYLTSESSFIIADTRLGCLSDTMAFGALVDVMLENRKVAVARYVSKKDSEVNMCALCPILVEHADMDSETKVVRSLTLCRLPFAEDERVTDFPKLLNRTTTSGTPLEQETDEHEIDELMEQLVDSMDTDELPAVSVDNYYQPISRVTADTTLPLPFLKKEREANKKDPLRVPTVFIYRQQQVLMEWIHQLMINDSKEFQIPELPDSLKEKISPYLFKNFDSNELVKLLRIKKVDKSKLSSELKDELEREKIPDLETLLKRGEQDSKE